A stretch of Lathyrus oleraceus cultivar Zhongwan6 chromosome 6, CAAS_Psat_ZW6_1.0, whole genome shotgun sequence DNA encodes these proteins:
- the LOC127091805 gene encoding auxin-responsive protein IAA16, with amino-acid sequence MTCVAEAERDKYNMINFEETELRLGLPGGSVSDQGEPSVKSSCGKRGFAETANMDLKLNLSPSNDSVSSSSTISSVTANKGKEKTSTTVTAPPRAKAQVVGWPPVRSFRKNIVNVQKSNNESEPEKNTSVGNGAFVKVSMDGAPYLRKVDLNLYKSYQELSDALAKMFSSFTIDNCGSQVTKDFMNESKLIDLLNGSDYVPTYEDKDADWMLVGDVPWEMFVQSCKRLRIMKGSEAIGLAPRAVEKCKNRS; translated from the exons ATGACTTGCGTAGCAGAAGCTGAGCGTGACAAATACAACATGATAAATTTCGAAGAGACCGAGTTGCGACTCGGTCTTCCCGGTGGCTCAGTGAGTGATCAGGGCGAGCCATCGGTTAAAAGCAGTTGCGGAAAGAGAGGTTTCGCAGAAACTGCTAATATGGATTTGAAGCTTAATCTTTCTCCAAGTAATGATTCTGTTTCATCTTCTTCAACTATATCTTCTGTTACTGCAAACAAAGGCAAAGAGAAAACTTCAACAACAGTTACTGCACCTCCTCGCGCTAA AGCACAAGTTGTGGGATGGCCACCAGTTAGATCCTTCAGAAAGAACATAGTGAATGTTCAAAAGAGCAACAATGAATCAGAACCAGAAAAAAACACAAGTGTTGGAAATGGAGCATTTGTTAAAGTGAGCATGGATGGTGCACCTTATCTACGTAAGGTAGACCTTAACTTGTACAAGAGCTACCAAGAGCTGTCAGATGCGCTGGCTAAAATGTTTAGTTCTTTCACAATTGACAACTGTGGGTCCCAAGTTACCAAAGACTTTATGAATGAAAGCAAACTGATTGACCTCTTGAACGGCTCTGATTATGTACCAACTTATGAAGACAAAGATGCTGATTGGATGCTTGTCGGCGATGTTCCTTGGGA AATGTTTGTTCAATCCTGCAAGCGCCTTCGAATAATGAAAGGCTCTGAGGCAATTGGGCTAG CGCCAAGGGCAGTGGAAAAGTGCAAGAACAGAAGCTGA